The following is a genomic window from Neodiprion pinetum isolate iyNeoPine1 chromosome 3, iyNeoPine1.2, whole genome shotgun sequence.
CAGTAAAATTCTTTTCTATTTGTTTATGTACTCGGATCATCGTTTTTCGGTTCGTTTTCATACGAATTACCGGAAAAGAAACCCGACTGGATTGAATTAAAAACTTCAATCcgtttcaattctttttcacTTATTGGGTCGACTGTAGAACCCTACAATTTTTCCAGATAGAGCGGGGATTCAAATAGCTGGACGATATGCTATGTTCAATACTAGAAAGTGTATAAATAGAAAGAGTTAGGGAATAAACAATGATCGCATAAGATCGccgattttcatcaaattttcaaattttttcttatttttccacatttccttaattacaaaattataatgcTTACAAGTTAAAgctaatgatattttattctgGGAATAACTTGTTCATTGGGATACGGCTGAAAACTTCATTTCCAAGCTTCGCGAAGACGAGGCCAAACGTCTCTTCGTAGGATGCCTGGAGCTCTTTGAAGAGTAAATCGGAATTCTGGGCGATGAATGTGTTCATCTGTTCTGCTATATGTGGGGAGGGggcagaaaatatttttttagtccAAATACCAGGGATTTCCAGCCATTCTTTGGACTGCAAATGAGTCTGTTGtcttttttgaaataattgtgttcgatgtaatttaaaaattaacaactTAGTATCGTAGACAAATACGATCTTACAACTATAACTTGTTTCCAAGTCTCGAGATATTTTTAACGTGTTTTATCTCTCGTTGTCAGTGATAATAATTCTGTGTAATACAAGTCCTgttctttcgttattttctcttctattCTACTTTGAATAAAgggtaaaataatgaaataatattaagaTGCTCaatttgttgtaaatataCTTACCCAGAGCGTTATCACCATCGAATAGATTGCCGAAGTGCATCAGGACTCTTTCGGGGTGAAATTTGATGTCGTACTTCTTGATTCTTAGATAAGTCTCGCCATCCTTGACGTGCGTGTCACAGTATATAGTGTTCTTTGCATGTAAGCCGACTGCGAACAGAATCGAAAAGTTTAAATAAACTCATATCCATGATATACAGACGTACAAATACATACGTTCTAATGCAGTACCCGGTAAATGAAAATGGGCTGATTATATTTACTTCTAAAAATTTGTGATCGATTTACATGAAAGGGATCAATTGACCATAGGAAAGAGTTCTTTCCAAGTCGATCGATTCCATATCTTTCGATATCTGATTATCGTCAATCGATCTACGGTCATTGGGTAACCAACCCTGGGATCCGTGTACAAGTGCCATGGGGTAAAAATGATTTCGACGTGGCTTCAAGTTAACGAGAATCTTTTCCACAATGCACAACGGAAACTGCCGTGAAACTCCAGCGGTACCCGCGGGTTACgatatgtaaatattattgaatCAGCTCGCTGCTCTTACTCATGGTTATGTTGGAGTGGCCTTTTCCATGGATGGGAAGAACCAGAACTTGACCATCCAATTCGTAATCGGCGACGAAATCAACTTGAGGATTGTAGGAATCGGATGTTAGAATCAGCTTGTTGAAATCAATTCTGTGAAACATTGACAATATGACACAAACTTAAAAACGCATTAGTAAAATATCGAGTATAATGTTCTAGTAGAAAAAACTTTGCCCTCTTATCGCGTTACATTATTCTTCACTTGCCTGTAATTATTTACTTCCAATCCTCTCGTTAGTCCGTATAACTTGATGTTGCGATACGATTGTTTCACGGATACCGGACCGGTACTTTCGCCAATTTTTATGCTGTCAACTGCCAAAGGCTCGATGGggaggattttgaaatttctgagACCTGAAAGCGATGAAAAATACGTAAAGCAAGTGACAGTTTTGATGTGACGAATGTGTTCCGCTTACAACCGTGCGTTTTGCCGCGCGGTGACCGTCTCAGTAATTATAATGAACGTTCACAAGGACACTGCGTAAAATTCACTTcgaacgaatttgaaaatacactTTCATTGATGAGGATCCAGCGAAAACGTCCAAGACAAGAGAAATGTGACGGACTGTGATGGGAATAAACCGGTGTCCATTGAACAAGGCCAAAGTAAAATTGTTCGAGTTACAGGGAGGCTGGGGCAATATTAACAAAAGGAACGTGTCTCAtgctttttgatttttcgattCTCACCTGCAGACAGAGACTTGATGAACAATGGGACGGCGGCGCTTAAACATTGCTGGTACTGCGGATCTTTTCTTCGGCAGGTCTTCAAGCTTGGCGCTGTTAGGAAATTGAAggattaaaattaattgattccgaAAAGTAATATAGGTCGCAAAATCATTAcgggtaaaaaagaaatacaacaATCGTACGAAGCACAAGTTACATTCAAGGCCTGTGTTGAGCAACGTCTTCATAACAATTGATAAATGGCATCGATGACAGCACAATACTAACGCGACACCCGAAGCAATTATATCGTCTCCTGCCCGAGACTTTCTCTCACCATGAACTAATTACTGCAGGCAATTGCATCGGCGAAGTTCATGGTGCATACCGATTTCAAGGACTTCTGATATCCGAATATAGACTTCGTCGGATAAGGATTTTCCCCAATAAATTATCGCGCGTATTTGCGTGTCGCAAGGATCTGGTACCAAGGGCTAATGTATAATTGGACTCTACGAGGTTCGTGCAAGTAAATGAGATCCGGTTTgaattgtattgaaaaatcacAGTATTATTTCTCCGATGCATGGATCTGTGTCGATGATATTTCTACTTACGTAGCTCAACTGCTGCCGACAATGCGAAGATCGCCAGGAACGTGACAATGATCTTCATTTTACGAAGTGCAGATTTCACTGTTTCAGAATATCGTATATTACTTTCAATCGGTATTGCTTTGTCGTCGTTTCGTTGTCTCAAAGACTGTTAATTCTTTGAACGCTTGAAGTGAACTACAAGGACTGAGTAAATTGCATGGCTATTTAAATACTTAAGGTAGATCCCCCACCATTTGACCGGCGGGATTTTACATGTGTAGTTTAATACACGCACGGTTCATCATCATCCACACAAACGCgatgcgaaaattttcgtgtctcATATTAACATTGCCTAATGTGCCCGACCTCTTCTTAAAACGTGTCCTATAAGGGAATCCCATTTATGCGTTACATCAACGTtgccaaaaaataaattgatagaCATTACAACGAGGGGAAGCTACTCGGTAAATGGGGTAATAAGTTCGTAAGTAGATATCCAACGCATGATGGACAGAGGTGAATCAACCTATAATAATGTGTCTCAAACATTATAATTTGTGTCAGCTGCCAATGTTTTCCCgtggaaaggaaaaaaaaaagaaatagttaACGAACTACGTGACGTAAACGAAATGTCAGCCTACCTACACGTCGAAAGATTTCCACTAAGTTGTAAACACATGTTGATCTTGagatttaatttattccaattaCTTTGCCGACGCGTAGAATTGATTATACAAACAATGAGGCAAATCTAAGTCAATGGTACCTGCATGGTACCTGTGATCCGACGGACCCACCTTATGGATTCGTTGTATCTATTTCTCCGTCGCTATAGTATACCTATTTTAATACGAACCCGTCTAAACCCCTTAGGcgtaaaattgtatataaaatactgaCGCATAAATAATTAgtaatgagaataaaatttacggtTCTAATGGCATTTGTGATGGAATACTTTGCACTTCGTTGCCCGCAGTGCTTTTCCGATCGTGTGTTACTACCTGCTTTACGATAGTTACGTAGGTGCTCGTGCATTCGGTTAATTAATTCTTTACACTTCTCGAGGCTTACAAAATCATTTGTCATTCAGGTTTTGTTCAAGTTTACTGTTCACCAGTAAACATACCTATGTTGTAAACGCAGCTATGCATAGGTTTGCCCTTGTCCggtggaaattgaaaaacaacctATTAAAGCAATTTTTACCATCCCACGTTTCAACCCGCGACCTGAAAAGCAGAAATGGCATTCACAATGCCAGTTGTCACGATTTCACCCTTCGTGGACAGAGGTGAAGgatttgaaatcttttttttcgctctaaGCGTTTGTTTAAATGCTCTTTTTCCCGTCTGCCTCCAAGTCAGACACTAACCGTAGATCACGATGGAATGGCCAAACTCTGACTTACATCCTAATGCATTCTATGGTTCTCTCTTGGTTAAAGGcgttttattatacattttttcttttcattttatttttctcggaATGCGGGCTACGTGAAAAGTTGCAGACTTTTGATTGATGCAGACAATCGCTTGAGAAAACCTGAGCATATGTGGATCCCGTCTGGACTTTGAACACGCCTCGTTTATATATTACACGCGTCCGTTTACCACGCGAAGGTTTTCTCTCCGAAGTAacatttctttaaattattGCCACTCGCGCTCTGCTCCTTGATTCTTTCTCATGCAAAGGTACCGGTCAACACGTGTATTTTCATTGATAACGTAAATATATtatctatttcttttttttcaacgactaactgctcattgaattattttacaaaataagtCGATGCGCAATTAAAGGTTTATTAGGAAGGTCAAATTCACCTCGGATTTTTCCGTACATGTGTTTACCGTCTAGACGAGTaatgcgaatgaaaaatgtacaatCTAAGTAAAGCTTCTGACGAAGTTGTTtgcatttttaatatttttattacgataCTCTCGTGGGAATTTAACTGTAATTAATTTGgttacgaattttttattacaaattatttGGAATTTGCACCTTGGAATTTGCCAAGTTAGATACGGTGTAATAACTTGTTGGTAACGTTGTATTCGGTAGACGTAATGACTGTTGATCAAAATAGACGAAAAACCAGTTAATTGAAAACGAATAAATTAGCCGACTTGTTGTTTCGTTTGttgtggaataaaaaaattttcaaactgcgTAAGCAATTGCTTTCCATTTCTTATTGGTACAATTCAATCctataaatgaaaaacgagATCGAAATCTGTATATGTAAGATGAAGCCAACATTGGTCCGTATATTTACACATAAGTTTAATTACCGTCGAGACATATATCGATGACTGAACCCGGCTATAATTTGTTACCcgcttgaaaaaattaatttgtaattCCACGCGAGGCACAAATTCTACAATTTACGTGTGTCACGGCTCACGGATGCCAggttttttcacaaatttatcGTTGTAAATAAGACTCGCGAGTGAGTGGCTACGTGGAGTTTCTCGTGTGAAGGCCATGCAGAGCATCGGTAGGTCGCATATTCAACTTTGGGCTTTCAAAAATAGCAAGGTTGAGGTTGAACCTGAATCACGCGAAACTTGGGCCACCGGCTCATTATTCTTTTACTGTAATTTGGCAAGAAcgtattcattttcattattatgaCTTGCCGGTGCGGGATCATCTCGTGTCCGAGATTGTTGATGACCTGTTGAACGTAACACATGTGAAGGTAAATAAGAAATAACCGGCGGATATGACGGAAGTTTGAAAGTGATCGTCATGCGTCGACTTGCTTCGCAGAATATGATGAGCATTTCCACGCCAAAATTATCGTACActcaaaaataatgtatacGTATGAAATTGTAACGTTGGGATtaacagaggaaaaaaaaagccagGAGCTGCTATTATTTTGAAGATTGTCAGTGTTATGGACATGAGTTTTATTGTACAGTACACGGtcaattttcgataaattcaTTGTTCATTGCGTCCAGCTGTATACAAATTATGGCAACATTTATTCTtttaaagttgaaataaattcagtATACGAGATATATTTATCGTCAGACAGAATCAATCTGTTTGACGAAGATGGAAAACTGCCTACCTACGGATGTTTACgcggtaaaattttcttcatcatTTTCTGTGAAAGCATCATGGTAAACAAGGTCAAATCACACAGACTTGCTATTGATTGTAATCAGCAtacgatgaaaaatgataCATCGATGATTAACGTTCACAATACATATAAGAATCGTAAATACGCGGATCATCTagttaattgtttttttccaaaaagCCATAACCCATTTCACGTTGGTCACATAGACCCTCCTGCAACTTTTCCATCTCCACCAACGATATCTGAAACCGTGTGTATCAacgtaattatatgtatatctactTATGTACACACGTTGTAAACGTTTCAATACAAACTGTATAAATTCCTTCCGACCTTCTGACAAGAATGCTCAACAATTTTGTACTTTGGACAACGATTACGTACGGTTAAATGTATAATTAAGcctaaaaaattaatttacataGAAACTATCAAAATCTAAAATGTTGTTTGTATACAAAAAGATCGTTTGAATTATACGACTCGTAAATATGAACCAACTAAGCTATACGACGAACGTTGGTTTCATAAAAAgttcaaaatgatttcatcGATGAAATGCATAAACTTGCAACCGATTTGTTAAAGCTTATTGCTATCTGATATCTCTTATATAGAAATGTGTATGGTGAGATTTCGAACACATTGTGAAGAATGCATTTtataaaagtgaaaacaaaCGGAATGACCGTCTGCAGTATCGCGAAGCGTATGCACGTGGctagaaaaattttcctaaATGAATGTGCTGGGCATGTTGCAATTTtagaatatatgtatatgttgtacaacacatttttgtttcaagtaTTCGATAGGttaatttatctgaaataattgctaagatatttttctaaaaatcacTTTCCATTATTGCGCTTGATTTCTGATAaatcagtaataataattactcaTCGCGCGGACTTGTTCTGgtacaaaattttaacaacAGCGCCAGTGAGATCAGATAGTATccaaatcgtgaaaaaaaaaattcttcgggAAAATTTCAACACAATATATTCACGGTACCAaagaaagtataaaataacttAAATTGTTCAACAAAACATATACCAATTCCATTCGAGTTGTTCGAAAGTATTCACTTTCGTTTTTCCGTTTACCGCGTACCGTTCTAAAATATCCAGTTACTTTAACGAGTATGTATAAAGAATAATTATGACATTATACAAATGAGGCCTGAGATTTTGGTGAATTTGTGTGATAAATGAATGTATCGAATAGTAAAAGCCAAAGATTTTCTACCGGTGCGTTTTGCGAGGATTGAACTTAAACTGCCGagcaaaaatgataaaaccAAAGTAACAGACGTTCATACAGCAGCGCAACCGTTGCAAATTATCCACACGCGCCGTGTCAATTTCAATGGAGTTTGAAGTAATGAACATTTTGTATTATCTGCGGCCAGATTCTGCAACTGAATTCTGCCGATATCTCAAATTCGACATGTTATTGAGCCAAAGTTCAACGAATTCCTTTTTGAAATCTTAGTGCCAAACTGTTCGAAGGATGGGAAACTTTGAGGGCGCCCAAGTCGACGGCATGACCGATCAAAGGACAGCCCGC
Proteins encoded in this region:
- the JHBP-1 gene encoding take-out-like carrier protein: MKIIVTFLAIFALSAAVELPPSLKTCRRKDPQYQQCLSAAVPLFIKSLSAGLRNFKILPIEPLAVDSIKIGESTGPVSVKQSYRNIKLYGLTRGLEVNNYRIDFNKLILTSDSYNPQVDFVADYELDGQVLVLPIHGKGHSNITMIGLHAKNTIYCDTHVKDGETYLRIKKYDIKFHPERVLMHFGNLFDGDNALAEQMNTFIAQNSDLLFKELQASYEETFGLVFAKLGNEVFSRIPMNKLFPE